Proteins encoded within one genomic window of Pigmentiphaga sp. H8:
- the hisF gene encoding imidazole glycerol phosphate synthase subunit HisF, translating into MMLTRRIIPCLDVTAGRVVKGINFVNLVDAGDPVEIARRYDDQGADEITFLDITASSDQRDIILSVIEQVASQVFIPLTVGGGVRQVADVRRLLNAGADKVGINTSAVTNPDLVREASGRYGAQCIVVAIDAKRVSGEGEAPRWEVFTHGGRNATGLDAVQWARKMAEYGAGEILLTSMDRDGTRSGFDLALTRAVSDAVAIPVIASGGVGSLKDLADGITEGHADAVLAASIFHYGQHTVQEAKRFMADRGIRMRLDD; encoded by the coding sequence GTGATGTTGACGCGTCGTATTATCCCTTGTCTGGACGTGACCGCTGGTCGCGTGGTCAAGGGAATCAATTTCGTGAATCTGGTCGATGCCGGGGATCCGGTGGAGATCGCGCGCCGCTATGACGACCAGGGCGCGGACGAGATCACGTTCCTGGACATCACGGCGTCGAGCGACCAGCGCGACATCATCCTGTCCGTGATCGAGCAGGTGGCCTCGCAGGTGTTCATTCCGCTGACCGTGGGCGGCGGCGTGCGGCAGGTGGCGGATGTGCGCCGGCTGTTGAACGCGGGCGCCGACAAGGTGGGCATCAACACCTCGGCCGTGACCAATCCCGACCTGGTGCGCGAGGCCTCCGGCCGCTACGGCGCCCAGTGCATCGTGGTCGCCATCGATGCCAAGCGGGTGTCGGGCGAAGGCGAGGCGCCGCGCTGGGAGGTCTTCACGCATGGCGGGCGCAACGCCACCGGGCTGGATGCGGTCCAATGGGCGCGCAAGATGGCCGAGTACGGGGCGGGCGAGATCCTGCTGACCAGCATGGACCGCGACGGCACCCGTTCGGGCTTCGACCTCGCGCTCACGCGTGCGGTGTCCGACGCGGTGGCCATCCCCGTCATCGCTTCCGGCGGCGTCGGTTCGCTCAAGGACCTGGCGGACGGCATCACCGAAGGCCATGCCGATGCGGTGCTGGCCGCCAGCATCTTCCACTACGGGCAGCACACGGTGCAGGAGGCCAAGCGCTTCATGGCAGACCGCGGCATACGCATGAGGCTGGACGACTGA
- a CDS encoding phosphoribosyl-ATP diphosphatase — translation MNDFLAQLADTIASRRPDRGGSPETSYVARLLSKGPDGILKKIGEEATETVMAAKDGVPEKIIYETADLWFHCLVMLEYYGLRPEQVVAELARREGLSGLDEKAARAGNAPKQ, via the coding sequence ATGAACGATTTCCTGGCGCAACTGGCCGACACCATCGCCAGCCGCCGGCCCGACCGGGGCGGCTCGCCCGAGACGTCCTACGTGGCCCGGCTGCTCAGCAAGGGGCCCGACGGGATCCTGAAGAAGATCGGCGAGGAAGCCACCGAGACCGTGATGGCGGCCAAGGACGGCGTGCCGGAAAAGATAATTTACGAGACAGCCGATCTCTGGTTTCATTGCCTCGTCATGCTGGAGTATTACGGTTTGCGTCCCGAACAGGTCGTCGCCGAGCTCGCGCGGCGCGAAGGCCTGTCGGGTTTGGATGAAAAAGCCGCCCGAGCCGGCAATGCCCCGAAACAATGA
- the hisG gene encoding ATP phosphoribosyltransferase, translated as MSAFAPADPNTPITLALSKGRIFTETMPLLAEAGITVVEDPEKSRKLILPTSDPGVRIIIVRASDVPTYVQYGAADLGVAGKDVLIEHAAQHPGGLYQPVDLRIGKCRLCVAVPEGFDYASAVRQGARLRVATKYVQAAREHFAAKGVHVDLIKLYGSMELAPLVGLADVIVDLVSTGGTLRANNLVAVEDIMDISSRLVVNQAALKTRRHRLQPLIDAFARASLAMPA; from the coding sequence ATGAGCGCCTTCGCCCCGGCCGACCCGAACACGCCTATCACGCTGGCGCTGTCCAAGGGCCGCATCTTCACCGAGACCATGCCCCTGCTGGCCGAGGCCGGCATCACGGTGGTCGAGGACCCGGAGAAGTCCCGCAAGCTCATCCTGCCGACCAGCGACCCCGGCGTGCGCATCATCATTGTGCGTGCCTCGGATGTCCCCACCTATGTCCAGTACGGCGCCGCCGACCTGGGGGTGGCCGGCAAGGACGTGTTGATCGAGCATGCGGCCCAGCATCCGGGCGGCCTGTACCAGCCCGTGGACCTGCGCATCGGCAAGTGCCGGCTGTGCGTGGCCGTGCCCGAGGGCTTCGACTACGCCAGCGCGGTGCGCCAGGGCGCCCGCCTGCGCGTGGCGACCAAGTACGTGCAGGCCGCGCGCGAGCATTTCGCCGCGAAAGGGGTGCACGTCGACCTGATCAAGCTGTACGGGTCGATGGAGCTCGCGCCGCTGGTGGGGCTGGCCGACGTGATCGTCGACCTGGTGTCCACCGGTGGGACATTGCGGGCCAACAACCTGGTCGCGGTCGAAGATATCATGGACATATCGTCTCGCCTGGTGGTCAACCAGGCGGCCCTGAAGACCCGGCGACACCGGTTGCAGCCTCTGATCGACGCCTTCGCGCGCGCCAGCCTGGCCATGCCGGCCTGA
- a CDS encoding ABC transporter permease, whose translation MSVVARPPEGATTSTGSETAKPSGFVGLQPNLNAGSGFLTLFCKEMLRFWKVGFQTVGAPVMTAVLYLLIFAHVLEGRVTVYDTVPYTAFLIPGLMMMSMLQNAFANSSSSLMQSRVTGNLVFMLLPPLTHWEVFCAYVLAAIVRALFVGLGIYAVSLFFAAPHFAEPLWMLVFAVLGSGIMGVLGLIAGIWAEKFDQMAAFQNFLIMPATFLSGVFYSVHSLPPFWQAVSHWNPIFYTIDGFRYGFFGVSDVTPWHSLAVVAGTFLVVAGFALRLLSTGYKLRY comes from the coding sequence ATGAGCGTTGTCGCACGGCCGCCCGAGGGCGCGACCACGAGTACCGGTTCCGAGACCGCCAAGCCGTCGGGTTTCGTCGGCTTGCAACCCAACCTGAACGCGGGCTCCGGCTTCCTGACGCTGTTCTGCAAGGAAATGCTGCGCTTCTGGAAGGTGGGGTTCCAGACCGTGGGCGCGCCGGTGATGACGGCGGTGCTGTACCTGCTGATCTTCGCCCACGTGCTGGAAGGCCGCGTCACGGTCTACGACACCGTGCCCTACACGGCCTTCCTGATCCCCGGGCTCATGATGATGAGCATGTTGCAGAACGCGTTCGCCAATTCCTCGTCGTCGCTGATGCAAAGCCGCGTCACCGGTAACCTGGTCTTCATGCTGCTGCCGCCGCTGACTCACTGGGAAGTCTTCTGTGCCTACGTGCTGGCGGCCATCGTGCGCGCCCTGTTCGTCGGACTGGGAATCTACGCGGTGTCGCTGTTCTTCGCCGCGCCGCATTTCGCCGAACCGCTGTGGATGCTGGTGTTCGCCGTGCTGGGTAGCGGCATCATGGGGGTGCTGGGGCTGATCGCCGGGATCTGGGCCGAGAAGTTCGACCAGATGGCGGCCTTCCAGAACTTCCTGATCATGCCGGCAACCTTTCTGTCCGGGGTATTCTATTCCGTGCATTCGCTGCCGCCGTTCTGGCAGGCGGTATCGCACTGGAACCCGATCTTCTACACCATAGACGGCTTCCGCTACGGATTTTTCGGAGTCTCCGACGTCACCCCCTGGCATAGCCTGGCGGTGGTCGCGGGGACGTTCCTGGTGGTGGCCGGGTTCGCGCTGCGCCTGTTGTCCACCGGCTACAAACTGCGTTACTGA
- the tatB gene encoding Sec-independent protein translocase protein TatB — MFDVSFTELLTIGVVALIVIGPERLPKVARTIGHLLGRAQRYVNDVKSDIRREVELDELRNLRKEMEDAARSLETTVKTNVDELHKGLNEVQQTVEGAARDVKDAASGTPEPAAEAPALDAPAAEGTATAPVDAPSAGQAIEPAVAHEAPSEQDLAQGSLFPTDPLPPSANQPAAGQPAEASTVRERT, encoded by the coding sequence ATGTTCGACGTCAGCTTTACCGAGCTTCTCACCATAGGCGTGGTGGCGCTCATCGTCATCGGGCCCGAGCGGCTGCCCAAGGTGGCGCGTACCATCGGCCACCTGCTGGGCCGGGCGCAGCGCTACGTCAACGACGTCAAGAGCGATATCCGCCGCGAGGTGGAGCTTGACGAATTGCGCAACCTGCGCAAGGAAATGGAAGACGCCGCCCGTTCGCTCGAGACCACGGTCAAGACCAACGTGGACGAGTTGCACAAAGGCCTCAACGAGGTCCAGCAGACTGTCGAGGGGGCCGCCCGCGACGTCAAGGACGCGGCCAGCGGAACGCCGGAACCGGCTGCCGAGGCTCCCGCGCTGGATGCGCCGGCCGCCGAAGGGACAGCAACTGCGCCGGTTGACGCGCCCTCCGCGGGGCAGGCCATCGAGCCGGCCGTTGCCCACGAGGCGCCGTCCGAACAGGATCTCGCCCAGGGCTCGCTGTTTCCGACGGACCCGCTGCCGCCGTCCGCCAATCAACCCGCCGCCGGCCAGCCGGCCGAGGCTTCGACGGTACGCGAAAGAACGTGA
- the hisD gene encoding histidinol dehydrogenase, which produces MSLINRLDTRSDDFRTRLHALLAFEASEDASIERAVADILLDVRTRGDGAVLEYTRRFDRVQAASIRELDIPRADWVAALEALPREQRAALEAAADRIRVYHERQRAETWTYTEPDGTVLGQKVTPLDRVGLYVPGGKAAYPSSLLMNAIPAKVAGVAEVVMVTPTPDGVRNPMVLAAAAIAGVDRAIAIGGAQAVGALAYGTPSIAPVDKIVGPGNAYVAAAKRRVYGTVGIDMIAGPSEILVICDGRTPADWIAMDLFSQAEHDELAQAILLCPDAGYIEQVEAAIARLLPTMPRADIIRTSLANRGALILVRDLEEACAIANDIAPEHLEISTAEPERWADLIRHAGAIFMGTHSSESLGDYCAGPNHVLPTSRTARFSSPLGVYDFQKRSSLIKVSGAGARTLGRVAATLAYGEGLQAHARSAEYRLDDGSAS; this is translated from the coding sequence ATGTCCCTCATCAACCGACTCGATACCCGTAGCGACGACTTCCGAACCCGCCTGCACGCGCTGCTGGCCTTCGAAGCGTCCGAGGACGCGTCCATCGAACGCGCCGTGGCCGACATCCTGCTGGACGTCCGCACCCGCGGCGACGGCGCGGTGCTGGAATACACCCGCCGCTTCGACCGCGTCCAGGCCGCGTCCATCCGCGAACTGGACATCCCCCGCGCCGACTGGGTCGCGGCCCTGGAGGCGCTGCCGCGCGAGCAGCGCGCCGCGCTGGAAGCCGCCGCCGACCGCATCCGGGTCTACCACGAGCGCCAGCGGGCCGAGACCTGGACCTATACCGAGCCCGACGGCACCGTGCTGGGGCAGAAGGTCACCCCGCTCGACCGCGTGGGCCTGTACGTGCCCGGCGGCAAGGCGGCCTACCCGTCGTCGCTGCTGATGAATGCCATCCCGGCCAAGGTGGCCGGCGTGGCCGAAGTCGTCATGGTCACGCCCACGCCCGACGGCGTGCGCAATCCCATGGTGCTGGCCGCCGCCGCCATCGCCGGCGTCGACCGCGCGATCGCCATCGGCGGCGCGCAGGCGGTGGGCGCGCTGGCCTACGGCACGCCGTCCATCGCTCCGGTCGACAAGATCGTCGGGCCCGGCAACGCCTATGTCGCCGCCGCCAAGCGGCGCGTGTACGGCACGGTGGGCATAGACATGATCGCCGGCCCCAGCGAGATCCTGGTCATCTGCGACGGCAGGACGCCGGCCGACTGGATCGCCATGGATCTCTTCTCGCAGGCCGAGCACGACGAGCTGGCCCAGGCCATCCTGCTGTGCCCCGACGCCGGCTACATCGAGCAGGTCGAGGCCGCCATCGCCCGGCTGCTGCCCACGATGCCGCGCGCGGACATCATCCGCACCAGCCTGGCCAACCGCGGCGCGCTGATCCTGGTGCGCGACCTGGAAGAGGCCTGCGCCATCGCCAACGACATCGCGCCCGAGCACCTGGAAATCTCCACCGCCGAGCCCGAGCGCTGGGCCGACCTGATCCGCCACGCCGGCGCGATCTTCATGGGCACGCACAGCTCGGAGTCGCTGGGCGACTACTGCGCCGGCCCCAACCACGTGCTGCCGACCTCGCGCACCGCGCGGTTCTCGTCGCCGCTGGGCGTGTACGATTTCCAGAAGCGATCGAGCCTGATCAAGGTCTCGGGCGCCGGCGCGCGTACCCTGGGCCGCGTCGCCGCCACCCTGGCCTACGGCGAAGGGCTGCAGGCGCACGCGCGCAGCGCCGAATACCGCCTGGACGACGGCAGCGCCTCGTGA
- the hisH gene encoding imidazole glycerol phosphate synthase subunit HisH, translating into MTRIAIVDYGMGNLRSVARALEHVAPEAEVRICSDAAGVRAADRVVFPGQGAMPDCMRYLEETGLREAVVEASRSKPLLGVCVGEQMLFQRSEEGPADGLGIFDGQVVRFAGPAFEGPERLKVPHMGWNRVRQTLSHPLWDGVADDTYFYFVHSYYVAPADLGVIAGQSDYGVAFTCAVARDNIFATQFHPEKSAGAGLRIYQNFVRWNP; encoded by the coding sequence ATGACGCGCATTGCCATCGTCGACTACGGCATGGGCAACCTGCGCTCGGTCGCCCGGGCGCTCGAACACGTCGCGCCCGAGGCCGAGGTGCGCATCTGCAGCGATGCGGCCGGCGTGCGAGCGGCCGACCGGGTCGTGTTCCCGGGGCAGGGCGCCATGCCCGACTGCATGCGCTACCTCGAGGAAACCGGCCTGCGCGAGGCGGTAGTCGAAGCTTCCCGCAGCAAGCCCCTGCTGGGCGTGTGCGTGGGCGAGCAGATGCTGTTCCAGCGCAGCGAGGAAGGGCCGGCCGACGGCCTGGGCATCTTCGACGGACAGGTCGTGCGCTTCGCCGGCCCGGCCTTCGAGGGGCCCGAGCGGCTGAAGGTGCCCCACATGGGCTGGAACCGCGTGCGGCAGACCTTGTCCCATCCCTTATGGGACGGCGTGGCCGATGATACCTATTTCTACTTCGTGCACAGCTACTATGTGGCGCCTGCCGATCTAGGGGTAATTGCCGGTCAATCCGATTACGGGGTCGCCTTTACCTGCGCGGTAGCCAGAGATAACATCTTCGCAACTCAGTTTCACCCTGAGAAAAGCGCGGGGGCGGGCCTGCGTATCTACCAGAATTTCGTGCGGTGGAACCCGTGA
- the murA gene encoding UDP-N-acetylglucosamine 1-carboxyvinyltransferase has protein sequence MDKLQITGGRPLRGEVEVSGAKNAALPCLCAALLTADPVTLENVPQLNDIGTTLRLLRQLGAKAERASQPGDRVVLDASRVESLEAPYELVKTMRASILVLGPLVARFGEARVSLPGGCAIGQRPIDQHIKGLAAMGAEISIEHGFVVARAKRLKGATIRTDMITVTGTENLMMAAVLADGLTVLENAAREPEIVDLAELLIKMGARISGHGTDRIVIEGVSRLHGATHRVMPDRIEAGTFLCAVGAAGGKVVLRNADPASMGATLDKLAEAGLAIECGPDWIEAGMNGRPRAVGFRTLEYPGFATDMQAQLMALNAIAEGTAVITETIFENRYMHVQELRRLGADIEIDGHTAVVKGVAGLSGATVMATDLRASASLVIAGLVADGQTTIDRIYHLDRGYEQMERKLLQLGADIRRVGGSGGQAR, from the coding sequence ATGGATAAGCTGCAGATCACCGGCGGCCGCCCCCTGCGCGGCGAAGTCGAGGTGTCGGGCGCGAAGAACGCCGCGCTGCCTTGCCTGTGCGCCGCGCTGCTGACCGCCGATCCGGTCACGCTCGAGAACGTGCCCCAGCTCAACGACATCGGCACCACGCTGCGCCTGCTGCGCCAACTGGGCGCGAAGGCCGAGCGCGCCAGCCAGCCGGGCGACCGGGTGGTGCTGGACGCCAGCCGCGTCGAGTCGCTGGAAGCGCCGTACGAACTGGTCAAGACCATGCGCGCGTCGATCCTGGTGCTGGGCCCGCTGGTCGCGCGCTTCGGCGAGGCCCGGGTCAGCCTGCCCGGCGGCTGCGCCATCGGCCAGCGTCCCATCGACCAGCACATCAAGGGGCTGGCGGCCATGGGGGCCGAGATCAGCATCGAGCACGGCTTCGTCGTGGCGCGGGCCAAGCGCCTGAAGGGCGCCACCATCCGCACCGACATGATCACGGTGACCGGCACCGAGAACCTGATGATGGCGGCCGTGCTGGCCGACGGGTTGACGGTGCTCGAGAACGCGGCGCGCGAGCCCGAGATCGTCGACCTGGCGGAATTGCTGATCAAGATGGGCGCTCGCATCAGCGGCCATGGCACGGACCGGATCGTGATCGAGGGCGTGTCCCGGCTGCACGGCGCCACCCACCGCGTCATGCCGGACCGCATCGAAGCCGGCACCTTCCTGTGCGCGGTGGGCGCGGCGGGCGGAAAGGTCGTGCTGCGCAACGCCGATCCGGCCAGCATGGGCGCCACGCTGGACAAGCTGGCCGAGGCCGGACTGGCCATCGAGTGCGGCCCCGACTGGATCGAGGCGGGCATGAATGGCCGGCCGCGCGCGGTGGGCTTCCGCACCCTGGAATATCCCGGCTTCGCGACCGACATGCAGGCTCAGCTGATGGCCCTGAATGCCATCGCGGAAGGAACCGCGGTCATCACCGAGACCATCTTCGAGAACCGCTACATGCACGTGCAGGAACTGCGCCGGCTGGGAGCGGACATCGAGATCGACGGCCACACCGCCGTGGTCAAGGGCGTGGCGGGGCTGTCGGGCGCCACCGTCATGGCGACCGACCTGCGCGCCTCGGCCAGCCTGGTCATCGCCGGCCTGGTCGCCGACGGCCAGACCACGATCGACCGCATCTATCACCTGGACCGCGGCTACGAGCAGATGGAGCGCAAGCTGCTGCAGCTGGGCGCCGATATCCGCCGCGTGGGCGGGTCCGGAGGGCAGGCACGATGA
- the tatC gene encoding twin-arginine translocase subunit TatC yields the protein MTDKDVSQEDSFISHLVELRDRLLKAIVAVVAVFIVLFLYPGASAIYDVLAQPMLATLPAGTRMIATGVITPFMVPVKVTLLASFIVALPFVLYQAWAFVAPGLYQHEKRLALPLIMSSTVLFLSGMAFCYFVVFKTVFHFIATFAPQSITPAPDIEAYLNFVMTMFLAFGLTFEVPVAVVLLVKTGVTTVAKLSAARGYVVVGAFVLAAVVTPPDVVSQFLLAVPLCVLYELGLVAARFVKSRESDSTEIEKV from the coding sequence GTGACTGACAAAGACGTATCGCAGGAAGACAGCTTCATCTCCCACCTGGTGGAGCTGCGCGACCGCCTGCTGAAGGCCATCGTCGCGGTCGTGGCCGTTTTCATCGTGCTGTTCCTCTATCCCGGCGCCTCGGCCATCTACGACGTGCTGGCCCAGCCCATGCTGGCGACCCTGCCGGCGGGCACGCGCATGATCGCCACCGGCGTGATCACCCCCTTCATGGTGCCGGTCAAGGTCACGCTGCTGGCGTCCTTCATTGTCGCGCTGCCCTTCGTGCTGTACCAGGCCTGGGCCTTCGTCGCGCCCGGCCTCTACCAGCACGAGAAGCGGCTGGCCCTGCCGCTCATCATGTCCAGCACCGTGCTGTTCCTGTCCGGCATGGCGTTCTGCTACTTCGTGGTCTTCAAGACCGTCTTCCACTTCATCGCCACCTTCGCGCCGCAGTCCATCACGCCGGCGCCGGATATCGAGGCCTACCTGAACTTCGTCATGACGATGTTCCTGGCCTTCGGCCTGACCTTCGAGGTGCCGGTGGCGGTGGTGCTGCTGGTCAAGACCGGGGTGACCACCGTGGCCAAGCTGTCCGCGGCGCGCGGCTACGTCGTCGTCGGCGCGTTCGTGCTGGCGGCCGTCGTCACGCCGCCGGATGTTGTCAGCCAGTTCCTGTTGGCGGTACCTTTATGCGTGCTCTACGAACTGGGCCTGGTGGCGGCCCGTTTCGTCAAGAGCCGGGAATCGGATTCGACCGAGATCGAGAAAGTCTGA
- the tatA gene encoding Sec-independent protein translocase subunit TatA, whose product MGSFSIWHWLVVLVIVVLIFGTKKLKNLGQDLGGAVKGFKEGMKEGGDAAASNSETTSADPKRVSADTIDVEAKEKERT is encoded by the coding sequence ATGGGTAGCTTTAGCATTTGGCACTGGCTGGTTGTCCTGGTGATCGTGGTTCTGATCTTCGGCACCAAGAAACTGAAGAACCTCGGGCAAGACCTGGGCGGCGCCGTGAAGGGATTCAAGGAAGGCATGAAGGAAGGCGGCGACGCCGCGGCTTCCAACTCGGAAACCACTTCCGCCGACCCCAAGCGCGTCTCCGCCGACACCATCGACGTGGAAGCCAAAGAAAAAGAACGGACCTGA
- the hisB gene encoding imidazoleglycerol-phosphate dehydratase HisB, whose product MRTAEITRNTNETRIRAVVNLDGTGKQNLQTGVPFLDHMLDQIVRHGLIDIDVVADGDLHIDAHHTVEDVGITLGQAVAKAAGNKAGIRRYGHAYVPLDEALSRVVVDFSGRPGLEFHVPFTRAMIGQFDVDLTREFFQGFVNHALVTLHIDNLRGANAHHQCETVFKAFGRALRMALEVDPRAGGTVPSTKGVL is encoded by the coding sequence ATGCGTACCGCCGAGATCACCCGCAACACCAACGAAACGCGCATCCGCGCGGTCGTCAACCTCGACGGCACCGGCAAGCAGAACCTGCAGACCGGCGTGCCGTTCCTGGACCACATGCTCGACCAGATCGTGCGCCATGGCCTGATCGACATCGACGTCGTGGCCGACGGCGATCTGCACATCGACGCCCACCACACGGTCGAGGACGTCGGCATCACGCTCGGCCAGGCGGTGGCCAAGGCGGCCGGCAACAAGGCCGGCATCCGCCGCTACGGCCATGCCTATGTGCCGCTGGACGAGGCGCTCTCGCGCGTGGTGGTGGATTTCTCGGGCCGTCCGGGCCTGGAATTCCACGTTCCCTTCACCCGGGCCATGATCGGCCAGTTCGATGTCGACCTGACGCGCGAATTCTTCCAGGGCTTCGTCAACCATGCCCTGGTGACGCTGCACATCGACAATCTGCGGGGCGCCAACGCCCACCACCAGTGCGAGACGGTGTTCAAGGCCTTCGGCCGGGCGCTGCGCATGGCGCTGGAAGTCGACCCGCGCGCCGGCGGCACTGTGCCGTCGACCAAGGGAGTGCTCTAG
- the hisI gene encoding phosphoribosyl-AMP cyclohydrolase, with the protein MDTAPQTLSADQEAWLEAIVYDDNGLVPGIAQDVTTDKVIMFAFLNRESLRETLRTGNATYWSRSRNRLWRKGEESGHVQRVREIRLDCDGDVVLLRVEQVGGIACHTGRERCFYRRLETEGGAHWVETDPVLKDPESIYK; encoded by the coding sequence ATGGATACCGCACCCCAGACCCTGTCCGCCGACCAGGAAGCCTGGCTGGAAGCCATCGTCTACGACGATAACGGCCTGGTGCCCGGCATCGCGCAGGACGTCACGACCGACAAGGTCATCATGTTCGCCTTCCTGAACCGGGAATCGCTGCGCGAGACCCTGCGCACCGGCAACGCCACCTACTGGTCGCGCTCGCGCAACCGCCTGTGGCGCAAGGGCGAGGAATCCGGCCACGTCCAGCGCGTGCGCGAGATCCGGCTCGATTGCGACGGCGACGTGGTGCTGCTGCGGGTCGAGCAGGTGGGCGGGATCGCCTGCCATACCGGCCGCGAACGCTGCTTCTACCGCCGCCTGGAAACCGAGGGCGGCGCGCACTGGGTCGAGACCGACCCGGTCCTGAAGGACCCGGAGAGCATCTACAAATGA
- a CDS encoding BolA family protein, which yields MTLPTPEQVRQYIVDGLPCEHVDVQGDGQHFEAVIVSAEFAGKRPIARHQLVYAALGERMREEIHALSMRTLTPQEFKAGN from the coding sequence ATGACTCTTCCGACTCCGGAGCAGGTCCGGCAATACATCGTCGACGGACTGCCCTGTGAACATGTCGACGTGCAGGGCGACGGCCAGCACTTCGAGGCGGTCATCGTCAGCGCCGAATTCGCGGGCAAGCGCCCCATCGCGCGGCACCAGCTGGTCTATGCCGCGCTGGGCGAACGCATGCGGGAAGAAATCCATGCCTTGTCGATGCGCACCCTCACTCCCCAGGAATTCAAGGCGGGCAATTGA
- a CDS encoding histidine triad nucleotide-binding protein, which yields MSDNCIFCKIARGEIPSRKVYEDDEIFAFHDINPIAPVHFLVIPKRHVPSLQDVAASDVPLLGRMQVLIPRLALEQGCRPGPEGGFRLMANNGADGGQEVPHLHYHVIGGPRPWKRD from the coding sequence ATGAGTGACAACTGTATTTTCTGCAAGATCGCGCGCGGGGAAATCCCCTCGCGCAAGGTCTACGAAGACGACGAAATCTTCGCCTTCCACGACATCAATCCCATCGCGCCGGTACACTTCCTGGTCATTCCCAAGCGGCACGTTCCGTCGCTGCAGGACGTGGCCGCGAGCGACGTACCGCTGTTGGGTAGAATGCAGGTTCTGATCCCCCGCCTGGCGCTCGAGCAGGGCTGCCGCCCCGGTCCGGAAGGCGGATTCCGTCTGATGGCCAATAACGGCGCGGACGGTGGACAGGAAGTGCCGCACCTGCACTACCACGTGATAGGCGGTCCCCGCCCCTGGAAGCGCGACTAA
- the hisA gene encoding 1-(5-phosphoribosyl)-5-[(5-phosphoribosylamino)methylideneamino]imidazole-4-carboxamide isomerase — protein MLLIPAIDLKDGRCVRLRQGDLDDATVFSEEPAAMATHWLEQGARRLHLVDLNGAVAGKPKNEASIKAILDAVGDDIPVQIGGGIRDLDTIERYLDNGISYVIIGTAAVKNPGFLHDACSAFPGQIIVGLDAKDGKVATDGWSKLTGHDVTDLAKKFEDYGCSSIIYTDIGRDGMLSGVNVEATVKLAQHVRIPVIASGGIANLTDIEQLCAVEDEGVEGAILGRSIYEGTLDFQAAQARADALSSPPTP, from the coding sequence ATGCTCCTCATTCCCGCGATTGATCTCAAAGACGGTCGTTGTGTCCGCCTGCGCCAGGGCGATCTCGACGATGCCACCGTATTTTCCGAAGAACCCGCCGCCATGGCCACGCACTGGCTGGAGCAGGGCGCGCGCCGGCTCCACCTGGTGGACCTGAACGGCGCCGTGGCCGGAAAACCCAAGAACGAAGCCTCCATCAAGGCCATCCTCGACGCCGTGGGCGATGACATCCCGGTGCAGATCGGCGGCGGCATCCGCGACCTCGACACCATCGAGCGCTACCTGGACAACGGCATTTCCTACGTCATCATCGGCACCGCGGCGGTCAAGAACCCCGGGTTCCTGCACGACGCCTGCAGCGCTTTCCCCGGCCAGATCATCGTCGGCCTGGACGCCAAGGACGGCAAGGTGGCCACCGACGGCTGGAGCAAGCTGACCGGCCACGACGTGACCGACCTCGCCAAGAAATTCGAGGACTACGGCTGCTCGTCCATCATCTACACCGACATTGGCCGCGACGGCATGCTGTCGGGTGTCAATGTCGAGGCCACGGTCAAACTGGCCCAGCACGTGCGCATCCCGGTCATCGCCTCGGGCGGCATCGCCAACCTGACCGACATCGAGCAGCTCTGCGCCGTCGAGGACGAAGGCGTGGAAGGCGCCATCCTGGGCCGCAGCATCTACGAGGGCACGCTGGATTTCCAGGCAGCGCAGGCCCGCGCCGATGCATTGAGCTCCCCCCCTACGCCCTGA